The Engystomops pustulosus chromosome 2, aEngPut4.maternal, whole genome shotgun sequence genomic interval GGATCACAATTCCAATACCTGCACTGCCTTCCACATCCTTCATGACTTGTGGCCCACTGAAAACACTCTGTGGTGGAGCTGTCAAGTTAAGACGGTAGCATATGGCCAACATGATTATTTGTTAAGACTGTAAATCTTTAAGCCTTTTTGATACATATAATCTTTGACCCTAAGTGATGCAGctttattaattcttttttttctgaTTGCATTTCCTTTACAGAACATACAATGAAAACCGATGGTTAATCCTGAAGCCCTGTTCCATAAGGGTTGGGGTATCAGACTATGCACGAGCCATGTTCCTCAGATGAGGCCTACTTCCTACCTTGCATATGCATCCTACCCCTGACTTTGGACAGAACTGTGAGATGCCCCCTTTTATGATGTTACCACTGTCTCAATTGTTTCATCCTCTCTATTCTTCTGTATGACTGGACTGTTACTGTTCCACACTGTCCATTCTTGGAATCTTCCTCTTTGGCTGGATACTGGTTACTGAATCTGTAAAAGCTGCAGTGTTCTTGCTCAGCACTTAGGTGGGACCTATGTTTAATACTACAGTCATTATTTGATGTTTTGATAGTTGCCAATCTCAGTGTTGCATTTATCTGTCACTTatcaatttttattgattttgcaGCAAGAGATTATACCATTGTTTTGGACAACAATACTTTTTTTTGCTCTCACCATGATTGGGTACACCATTATGCATAATGAATTTTATACTTAAACCATTCCCAACACCGAGTAGTGTCTTTTGCTTGGCATTTACTATATGTGACGCAGTTTACTTCTTTCCATTATTTGAACTTCTCCATTAGCCACTGAGAACTTTCTCTCAAGTGTCCTTTTCCTGGCTTGTCTCTTTTTCCTTCTTATGTATCAGGTGCCTTTGCTGTCACAGCCaactacctgcctgctcctcatCGTCTATAGATTCCACTTGCTCAGATGCATGTGTTTGTCTGGTGCCAAACACCATGGGTATATATTTACAGTTATGTTGCCGCTAACATTTCTTTACCGTCTTATAACCACATCAAGCTGTCGCCATTTTACAGAAGTTTTTTACTTTGCATTTCACACAGACATTTTTTTCTCTGCACTCTCGACACCACCTCTTTTTATTTGTATACAGTATTAAAATGGTGAGACATGCcgattgtgtttttgtttttattgatgTGTTCCCCATGAAACGTGTTGAGCCAATGGTATTTCTTGTTAAATCTATGTCTTCATATTGTACCTGTGCAGGAATGTAAATTCacctaattattttctatgctagaCAACTTTTAGGTCTCTGTGTTCAGGGGCAGGGAATTTTATAATTCAAGCTGAGATGATATTGCAAGAACTAAAAGTACTCAAGTACTCCATACAAAGTtgcgtacaggcagtccctggtttaGGTACAAGAcagagacaccttacagctgatgattgcagagagcttcaccagagatcagtgggcagagaggttcgTTAGGTGTTAGagctcatctgtaagtcgggtgtcaggGACTCGACTGCCTGTATAAGTTACACTTAAGATGCATGTTGGACTGTAGCAAGGGGGGACTATTAGAACAAATGAATTCACTTTCTTTTGGTACTAGATTTTTCTCATGCCAGCTAGAATAGGTGCAGAGTCTTCTAAGAAAAACAACTCTTATTGCTATTACGTGTTGGGTATGTTTTGTGGGCAGTGTCCTTATAGCTGCCTAGGTCTGCCAAtgccagttaaaggggttggcgactttttccttgttttttgtaatgtgtggggaataggatattgggtaatttaccaatactaTATTGGAAaactacctaatatcctgctccccacatttatacacattacaaaaaacataaggtaaagtctTCTGGCCGTTTCTGCTTTTTAACAGCTGGTTGAGATTGGTTGAGGTTGAGACATCCCTTAAATACTTTTTCTGTACTATAGTGTTAATCGGTATTGAATAGACATTATTATTTacacaaaatgtaacatttttcttaaacggccacaattctgtctcaaaAGGGATACAAAGATAGTTGTTCCACAAAAACTTTTGTGAAGTTTAAAATAGTCCACAGTCCTTCAGTGTCTCCTTGATGATAATATCAGTCACCGCATCAAACACAAACTTAACATTTTGCGTGTCAGTGGCACAAGTCATGTGACCATAGATCTCCTTGGCATCTTTCCGCATGTTTAAATCCAGAAACTGGTTCTTGATGTAGTTCCCTGCATCTTCATATGTGTTTGGACCTATTATAATAAACATAGAAGCGTTTTTAAGGACCAAAGGGGAAATTGTTACACAGAAATGTATCTAGCTCTCAGCCAAGTAAATTATATGAATGTTTTGTTTTCTGGACACCCACCATCGTAGTCTGGGAAACAGATGCTCAGATGAACTTTCTTAATTTTCTGTTCAAAAAGATCCTTCTTGTTCAGGAAAAGGACAATGGATGTGGCCGCAAAGAACTTATGGTTACAAATGCTGTTGAACAGATGGAGGGATTCATGCATCCGATTCTGTGAAGAATAACAAttgatataaaacaaaaaaataaaagttaaaaacactttagTGTTTTGCAGCTTTGCACATGCACTTCTTACCAATTCATAGAAGATATCTGAGGGAGTATCCCAGGAATCAGAATAATGGCTATTTAAATATGCCATTTGAATTTAAGGAATTAGAATTCAAAATTACAATTACATGTTtgcttaatgggaacctgtcaccagggacctgtttttcactaaagacaggttgcaggagcccattacagctgcattgcaaatattcctttctgccttctctaagcatttacattaaaatataattgtgttaaAACTTACTTTTCACACTGACGGAATCctttgtttagtcccaggggttgggctttggttttgatgcattaaaaaaaagccaGCTCTAAGCCCCTgcctttgtgctcctatacaggagcacaaaggagggggctaagagctgagcagtctacaGCACAGaccagtcacatgttgttttttccactacacagaggattctgtcagggtgcaaggtaagttaaaacacaaacCTGCTGCTCCATGCCATTAACCTGATATGTGAAATactgctgacatgttccctttaaatggctAATAAGATTTCAAGTTAATTAGTGCATCCCACAAAAACTGTGTACTAAAATGGTTATAAATACAAAAGACTATTCTGTTACAATCGTAGCTTCACATACCACTTCCTCATCTTCCACCAGGACCATGTCATATGCACTTAATGCTCCACAGAATATAATGCAAGTGACACCTTCAAAACAGTGTATCCACTTCTTGCGTTCTGACCTCTGTCCACCCACATCAAACATTCTAGAAAAGTCAACAGTATCAGCGTTAGGATAAAAGGCTTGACGTTTTCTCATTGGGTTGTTTCATTAAAGGTAGCACATCACTAGCATTTGCAATGCATATTTGTCAGCTGTTGATCATAATAACCAAGCTGCTCATGTGGCTCCTCAGAAAGTCGAGCTGTGACAGCTCCTTATGAAATGCTACAAAGATCTATGATGAGATAACGCTTTGGCAACActttttttatgtgtaaaaaaaaaaaaaatccatatttaaTCCTCTTAACCGCCCACTGACTTCAGAGTGAAATGTTTTGGTGTTGTCCTCTGCTGATCAGAGCCCCTAGGGAGAAGATAGAAGCAGTttactgcttctgccttctcctatCCTCACTGCATAGCGCTGAAGTAGcttagatgccccagttactgTGGAATactctaaagaaaaaaaaattgaaaatgtctCCTATGATCTCATGGGGAacatataaattttaaaaaagtgcacacaataataatatatactcacattagTGGTGCTCACACCAGGGAATTGATTTAGAGTAGTCATTTTGAATTCATTAATGTATTTGAAAAaatgtactatacattacaacagccttttttccaattttttcagtcttaacccacccaaaaagagaaaaatcctttgtaatttatttttaactaCAACTATGCTGTTACTTTAAcattgcaaatttttttaaggtagcatgcaaaaaaaattatttccagGGAATATGTACAAAGTACAAAAGTATTATGAGACACGTTTATGAAAACTAAATTATAATGGCTATCATAGCTCATTTACTATCTAGGTACAGGAAGCCCAAAATTAAATTATGAGATCAGTAGAGGAAATGGGAATGATTTATTTGGTTGGGTCACAAATGTAATTACGGTAGTTAAAATACACAATAGTTCTAGAAACAAATATGCTTATTAATTGTaatcaaaatacatttttttaaatttagaatcCAAAATGCACAAACCTGAAATGCAGATCTTTAAATGAAAACTGTGTCTCTATGATTCCTGTGGTTTTAACACGGGAACGGAGTACATCTTGCTCATTTGGGAGGTAGTCAGGTGCTGTGATCCTGTCCAGTTGGTTAAGGTAACTAATACCATAAAGAAAATCCATTAGGTTGTAGGAGCAAGAAGCATAAAAAGAGAACTTCTACCCCTGCATGTGACTGCAAACATTTGTGCTGCTCTTGGAATGCATGTAAGTAAAATCAGGAAAGTTGGTTTGTATGTAGGAATAATAAAGATCATTCTGCACTGATGGCCCTTATTTTACACTGCTTTCTAAAAGTAAAAAGGGAATGTTGTTGAATCTGATGTACAGTAATGGAAAATTAAAACTCCAAGAATATTGGGGTTTTATATACCAGGATATAGTATTTATTTAGATTAGATTTTCTGAACATTGCGCAATATTGCCTTTGGGTGAATGTGCTGGGACATCACCTCTTGTGAAGATCATCTACTGTATGTTTTCTGTTTCTGAACACTCTTACTAAATGTAGAATTCAGAACTTAAAATTTTCACAACAATCAAATAGGGATCTGTGCAGCTACAAATAAGGTCCTGTAGCTAACACACAAAAAGCTGAACTATATTACAAGTAAAGTATTGTCATAACAATGCAGCACTGAAATAACAGTACACAATTTAGTATAGATTAAAGCAAATGACAAGACATGCACAACAATCATATTAAACTATTTCTAtggatgtttgtttttttttattttatttgaagtGGATTTATGTGTTTGTGATGTGTCATTGCTTTTCTCCTCCATAGCAATATGCCAACAAATACCAAACCAGACCAAATACCATGGTCTGCTAAAATTTCTGCTctaccaaaataaaaataaaaaattgtaaaggAAGCAGCACTCGTATAACATATGTTACTCCGGTGCAGTGACCCAGAACTTTACTAACAAAGTTCATCAAACTATAGAAAACAATGGCAGCACTCTAagtttcaaatgaaaaaaaaattgatttttttttaactttattctggagtgccatttttatatatatctttttaattagctctatgtgtcccgaaaaagaaaataccacaaaaaatgttaaggtagcatgcaacaaaaaaagttatggcccttaaaccagcgCCTACAAAAATTCACTAAAAACACCCAGTcgctagagccttttcaggctgcgtcactaaggggttaatatattttgatatgtAAAACCATAGTATTCAAAGAGGGTATACTTTCTTTTTGACTGCATGTTCTATCCCTACCCTGTTGGAAGAAATTGCATAGTATTGTCTACATTCTATTCTATACATTCACTTAGGCTGCTGCAATTAAAAAATGTTTGTGGGACGTTATAGGGGATTTTGATGAGGTGGGTGGGGCCTGAGCCTGCATAAACGGGGGCTTTATTTTTGAAGCTGGAAAATAAATTGGAATGGGAATATATATAATGGCCTGTGTATAAAAAGGGGATAATGTTATATATGTAAAAGTGGgttgtatataattaaattaGGGGGGGAGGGTATAAAAATTATTAGTGGGCAAAATATAATATATCTGcacttctcaaaaaaaaaaaaaaatggaggaaaactaaaataaaaccttctcaatgaatgaaatattccaaTTGCAATTCTTTGTTTTAAACTCATTCCACTATGAAATGAATAATCAGACATAAAAATgatcaataaaattaaaaattaaaatcctaAGAAGGTCTCGATTTGGAATGATGCTCAACATCAAATTTCAGGATGATCCAACTTCTGTGGAAATGTCTAAACACAAGTGTACGTGTGCGACTGCTCTTCAATGCCTGGACATGCTCCCGATAAGGTGTCCAATGTTCTCctggattaaaggacatctacaatcatGCCTACTGGCATGCTCCTTAGGATTTCTTCTGCAAGAAACTTATTTTATCATAATCCAGTATGGCATGATTTTGTCATAAGTTTTGTCAAAAGTTTtacacattatgcaaatgagtctgaggcagTCAGGCTCACATTAGCAGAGAGCCTCCTCCAGTCCCTCGTGGTCCTGCCCGTTGAGATTGCAGAGAGCTGGTGACATTAGGGACCAGGTGGAACTAGATGAGTCAGGGGGAGTGAATGAATTATTAACCAAGGTGCTCAGAAGCTCTCCTCagactaatttacataattttgagAAACTTTTTTTGGCGAATTCGCACTGTTCTGGATTAGAATAAAATTAGTTCTTGCAGAAGAAATCCTAAGGAGCATGCAAGTAGGGCTAATCTTCCATCAATCAATCTTTTGGTGTTAAAAGCAACTGGAAAGTCTGTGGTGCAAGGGGCATTGGTGAATTTACCAGTTGATATAATGTCCCAGTTGTGTTTGACTGAATTCATGTCTAGCATATCCATAGCATCAATGCCTTTGCATGTAGGATTGGTTGGCACACTGCAGACACATGAGGCCTAGCATTGCCATACATCGGAAGGAACCCAGGGCCCACTGCACCTGCCTATATTCTCACAATAAGTCTGAGGACCTTGTCCCCTGGTAAGCACACCAAGGCCTGTATAACCCTCCAAAGAGTTGCCTCCTGtgtacaccattactgacccactgtcaAACCAGTCATGCAGGGGTATGTTGCAGGCTGCAGAACATTCTCCACAGCATCTCTAGCCACTGTcacgtgctcagtgtgaacctagTCTCTTCAGTGAATAGCACAGGATACCAATGTGAAAATGCTAATCGCCCTACACACACTCGAGGAGTCTGGTTCTTACagtttaactggttcacgaccgcccgccgtgcattcacggcggcggtcgggtcgcgctgcatggagagggctcacgggctgagccctcttcatagacggtaagtctttgctgcatattgcagcaaagacttaccggtaacacccgcgatcggtgttatcgcagctttgctggcagcctcaaaaatcttgcctgggatcgtcgctccccgtgacgtcattgatcCGTCTCCATGCTGATaggacattgtaatgaatgaggaggaaaatccccatatactgtcatactgtagtatggcagtatatgatagggtcgatcagacaacttagggttaaagtaccctagggagtctgaaaaaataagaaaaagttaaaaaaaaaaatcataataaaaaaaccttaaaattcaaatcacccccccccccttttcctagaactgacataaatataaataaacagtaaaaatcataaacacattaggtatcgacgcatctgaaaatgcccgatctatcaaaatatattaacggtttttcaatgcgtttaaccccgtaacggaaaatagcgcccaaagtcgaaaatggcactttttgccattttgaaaaatataaaaaaaaacacagctccgtacaccaaagtataaaaaagtttttagcgccagaagttggcataatcaaaaaaattatttttgtacaggaggttttaatttttgtaaatgtatgaaaacattataaaacctatacaaatttggtatccccttaatcgtaccgacccaaagaataaagtagacatgtcatttggggcactcagttaaagacgtaatatccaagcccgcaagaaaatggcgcaaatgcgtcttttcaccattttcactgcatttggattttttttcccgcttccgagtacatggcacggaatatttaataccatcactatgaagtgcaagccgtcacacagctctttacatgtaaaaataaaaaagttatagatttttgaaggtggggagtgaaaaaatggacatgaaaaaacaggaaagggcccggtccttaaccggttaagcagacacatggatattaggagcctgctggaggtcattttgcagggcttcGGGACTGCGGTTTCACCTTCCAAAAAAAGGAGGTAGCGGTCCTACTGCTGGGTTGGTGCCCTCCTACATCCCCCTCCTTGTCTCctagtgtactggcctgtctccatGCATCTAGTTATTGTGCTCACCGACGCAGCTAATGTTCTTTCCACAGCTCACACTGATGTGCCATCCTCGATGAGCTACACTACCAAAGCGACTTCTGTAGGTTGTAGATATCACCTCATGCTACTTCTATTGCCTAAATCATAAGAACAGAGTAATGGTCTGTGGTCGCCACCTATAGAAACATTTCTTAAATGGCTTGTTAAATTGCCATTTCTACCTGTTTTGTGTTCTATTTGTACAACAGCAGGAGAAATCGGAGAGGTTGATTTCATAGAAGTGTTATGGACTTCAGGTTTCATTGGCCCCTTACACACAAATGAATGTGTGGGGTCTAAGTGCATCATACTCGCAgcattaaaacctttattttttgagcagtgtataaatTAATTTATAGTATTTTAGAAAAAATGGGGAATGaatatataaagaatataaaTATCGTGTCACACATCTGAAAAGCTATTGAAATAAGTATTGAAATTAATTTATAGAAATTCATTTATTATGGGGTGCTGAATATTAATGAGGTGGGTCCTTTATGTAACGCTCAATTTTGTACTGGTActatatgatatataataatactctATGTAGAGTGTAGATTTATTTTCCTAAATAATATTCAAGCACGGTTTAATTCAGGTGGAACCATGCTGTAAGTGGCCGGTACTTTTAGCACGTAGTGTGGAGATGCGTTCTGCAACAATAAGGCTTAGCCATATGGAGCAAAAATGGTACCTGTATGTTGTTAGATGCCACTACCTGTGTCTAATTAGTACTGTAGTCAATAACTAATGTTCTAGTGTGTGAGACCTTCGGCATGTGTAGTGTCACAGAACCAAGTATGCCTTCTGAATGTGTGTGGGCAGCGCAGtgttgggggaaggggggggtgttAAAAATGATTGTCATTTGTTGATTTGGGGGTCTTTGGGTGTTTTTTTaaaaggaaacccaccatgaggaatctgctaaaatagatttgatggtagattcctcctgcctgcctatgccccaatctgtaattaaataatcctggaaccaaactttgaaaaaacttttttttttagaaatgtttaAATTAACATGCAGAGGCTACATAAGTGTGTACTAGCCTTCGTTCCCAGTGCCTGGCCGggttagtacacgccccagtaacctttgcagttaatttacatattactaaaataaacttttaccaatTTAGGTTTGGTTCAAGGATTATTAAAtttcagattagggcagaggcaggcacaaGAAATCTACAATCAgctctacttctgatagtagattcatcatggtaggtttcctttaagatttaacTGGTAACTTTAGAGAACATTATATAGCGGGGGATCATGtttatgggggctgtatctatgtGTTTAAATTTAAATGTTACACTCACTATGGTGCAGAGTCATTAAGCTGATATTCTGCTGCCCTTTCAAAACAGGCTTGCACCCCATCATCTTTCCAGAGCTTTTTGATCACATCCACAAGCTCTGGAGGCATTGTGCCCTCTTCGATGGAATCTGCAAGGTGACAAAGGAGACGACCATCATCCTGTaagaatatataaaaattaaaattgaCACCTAAATGCCTCAGCAGCACTTCCTAGAAAGTGATGGACAAAAATAAATGTCATTACTTCTTTAAACCAGTATACAAGTAGCACTTCTGAGCAAGTAAATCACTAACTGCAACTGgttttaaaacaataaagttCACAAGTTTTTTCAACCCTTCGAGCAGGCagaccccaggttacatacaaggttctttaggtttgttctgaagttgaatttttatgtaagttggaactgtatattttataattgtaaccccagccaattttttttttggtttctgtgacaattggtttttaaaacttttgggttgtcataagaaccaggatcaacaataaatcttcattgcagacacctttgataactcttacagctgatcattgtagcctgggattaAAGTACAGTAGATTACAAACTgtaagtccgtttgtaactaggggtcgtctgtaaatcgggtgttcttaacgcagggaccgcctgtaattgtgctgtcatgagaacaagaattatcaataaaacttaatgacAGACACTTTacggctgatcattgcagcctgggactaaggaaagcattcagagagctttaccagaggtcatattgggcagagaggtctgtctgtaactaggggtgttGTTAAATCGGGGATAGTGTGTACCATATTCCTGCACAATGAATGTTAGCATTGAATTACTTATCTATAACTTACTGCTTTGCTGGCATCAGCATAATCAATGCCAAGGGTAGACATAGCACGGATTATAGCAAGGATTGATTGTAGAACATTGCCATAGATAATCGCTTTGAACTCCATGCATTCTTGCTCTGAATATCCATCTTGATGTATAATTCTATAAAATGAATTAGAAAATCCATTGGTAaattgttatacaggcagtcccccggttacaaGACAGGAAAGGTTTGCTTAAGGTTTGTActtaatttgtatgcaagtcggaacaggtatgttttataattgtaactccagacaaatgtatttttttttacctagtgacaattggacttttaaaattttgtgctgtgatggaaacaaggattatcaaaaaagcttcattacagacaccttacagctgatcattgcagcctagaacTAACGTAAAGCAACTGTAACTggcggttgtctgtaagtcgggtgtccttaaagggatttgtccatgaaaaaaagttctcaaattttaatcccctagtcaccataaagatcattttaactccttactcctaattttagtcagttttattgctgtttttggtcctatcacttagtgagggtcagtgtaagattcagcagtgtgggagggcactagctgagcagatcCATGAGATCTATActtttcatttagcttctcaaCATTTCACCAGTATCTGACACTAGTGGCAGATTAAGTGCCCCATGGGCTCCAGGCTGTTCACACGACTTTGgctcccccagcatccaaaccaacatgtccCCGGATGTTAGGCCTTAAGTACTACTCTGtatcctctatatccttaatcttttaCTGTTCATAAAATGATGAATGATGAACTTCAATCGTGCTCTTATAACTTAACTATTTAGGAAAcaaatcacattccctaactgcatgaacaCCTCCACCCTGACTACCGTCCAGACCaaatctcccagacagtgtaggagatgtggataCTACCCCTAACTGGCCCAGCCTCTgtgtgctctgcagctgaactccccctcattCTCTAAATACTCACGTATAAGCCAAGGCTCTTAAtttaaccacaaaaaaactggttgactggagtataaaccctagggtaggaaatgcagctgctactgtAATAAAATGCAGCTGCACCTAATTAACTAAgtcaacagcagagccccctttacagaaatgtttactgcagagaccccctttaatgtaatgtccacagcagaagcaCCCTTTAGTGAAATGCCCATCCCAGATTCCCcattttaaagaaatgtccaccccagatgccccctttactgaaatgtccaccacaaatggccccatttaatgaaatgtccaccacagatggccccctttactgaaatgtccagcacagatgaccccctttaatgaaatgtctaccgcagatgccccctcataattaaatgtcctccccagatgccccctttcaatgaaatgtcccctccagatgcccccttttaatgtaaagtctaccccagatgcccccttttaatgtaaagtccacagcagaaccctcttgaaagaaaaaaaaaaatccatactcTCCTTTCGGCTATTCTCCTTGGCCCTGCGGCTCTGTCTTCCCCTTCCGGCCCCTTCCCCTAAGGGCCTGCGTTGGgcatacactatgacgtcacTTGGCCGCGACACCGTAGCGTCatagagatttttatttttaagactgatggtggatcttcatatagggcctgaGTATGCCTATATAATGATCCGCCAttgtctgacacatagaaaaagatagatgagacagatcagagtcatgagatggatgtaaGACACAATGAGACACTCAGGTCTGTAGCCTCACTTAATCAATACGAACAGAATCGGCACTGCTATGCCCCCCTCCCCTCGGAtacagagcttatcttgtttgtagagcttCTGATATCCTGTCCACACTGCTGAGAACAGTGTAGAAGCACAGGAAGTGGCTGTGTCTCTAGTGTGCACTCAGCCTCCTATCTCTCCTCCTGCAATACAAAAGAGTCTAAAGGATTCT includes:
- the GNAT2 gene encoding guanine nucleotide-binding protein G(t) subunit alpha-2, whose product is MGSGASAEDKELAKRSKELEKKLQEDAAMDAKTVKLLLLGAGESGKSTIVKQMKIIHQDGYSEQECMEFKAIIYGNVLQSILAIIRAMSTLGIDYADASKADDGRLLCHLADSIEEGTMPPELVDVIKKLWKDDGVQACFERAAEYQLNDSAPYYLNQLDRITAPDYLPNEQDVLRSRVKTTGIIETQFSFKDLHFRMFDVGGQRSERKKWIHCFEGVTCIIFCGALSAYDMVLVEDEEVNRMHESLHLFNSICNHKFFAATSIVLFLNKKDLFEQKIKKVHLSICFPDYDGPNTYEDAGNYIKNQFLDLNMRKDAKEIYGHMTCATDTQNVKFVFDAVTDIIIKETLKDCGLF